In Candidatus Nanopelagicales bacterium, the DNA window GACGAGCATGTGCTCGCGCTACTCGCTCTGCGTGCGGCCCTGGCAGAACGGGGTGTCGAGGCCATAACGCTCGGACAACAGGTACCCGCCGACGCTCTGACGGCGGCGGTGACCCGGTTACGCCCACGCGCCATCGTGCTGTGGGCTTCGATGCGCAAGCACGCTGACCTCTCCGTCATTGCGGCCCTACCAAGCCACCGGCCAGCAGCATCGGTCTACCTGGCGGGGCCAGGTTGGCTTGACGTGGTGGGATCTGGCGAGGACCTTGAGTCCCCACCGATGTTGTCATCGCTGCCGGAGGCCGTGGAGGCCTTGGCTTGAACCGCCGCACCGGCAGTCGTGGCTGATTCGGGTCTAACGTGGCGCGGCCCTCGCGGACGCCAGTTGGGTGGGTTGCCGGAGATCGAGTCAGGCGAGGTCAACTGCCGGGCGGCCGGGCGAAAGCAGAGGTAGAAGGCGCCGATGATGATCGCTGCAGTCGCTGCCAACGCGATCTGCGAGTACCGCACGCCGATGAAGTCATTGATGCTGTGGAGCACCATCACCAAGGCCAGCGCACCGAATCCGACCCAGGTGAGCAGCGACCCCCGCCGCCAGGCCACGCGCCACGCGACCGCGGCAACAAAACCGGTGAAGATTGGGTGCATCAATTCGGTCATGGGTCGCTGGGTGGCCATCAACGCAGTAGCCATCTTGTCGCCTTGGTTGATTCCGTACATGTCATCGAAGATTCCGGTCGCGTGGATCGTGTACTCAAAGCCCTCGATCATCCCCAGCGCAGCGCCGCTGGCAAGCGCGATCGCAAAGCCAGCGCGTGGGTCTCGGTAGCGGCCGAATAGGTACAGAACCACAGGCACCACGAGTTTGGCG includes these proteins:
- a CDS encoding PrsW family intramembrane metalloprotease, producing MTTADGIPQRGFYPVGRAGSERGWDGHIWTDEVRSDAAVLAAKPWQRRPLAFLDHLWFRIAGGGFVIGIVLAVLSDALDLTWLAPIASIGTFAVVGGFVLLIWQRLNAAQALSGKALICWGLVGGVVAWEISGFLETSFDHRLDVPSDSPLSMLSAGPAEEFAKLVVPVVLYLFGRYRDPRAGFAIALASGAALGMIEGFEYTIHATGIFDDMYGINQGDKMATALMATQRPMTELMHPIFTGFVAAVAWRVAWRRGSLLTWVGFGALALVMVLHSINDFIGVRYSQIALAATAAIIIGAFYLCFRPAARQLTSPDSISGNPPNWRPRGPRHVRPESATTAGAAVQAKASTASGSDDNIGGDSRSSPDPTTSSQPGPAR
- a CDS encoding cobalamin-dependent protein (Presence of a B(12) (cobalamin)-binding domain implies dependence on cobalamin itself, in one of its several forms, or in some unusual lineages, dependence on a cobalamin-like analog.), whose product is RGMARAATALDGRAVRTIVESAIADRGALRAWEDLVAPTLIAIGDQWSRTKRGVEVEHVASIAVQQAFDVERIGRPTGRPILLACAPDDEHVLALLALRAALAERGVEAITLGQQVPADALTAAVTRLRPRAIVLWASMRKHADLSVIAALPSHRPAASVYLAGPGWLDVVGSGEDLESPPMLSSLPEAVEALA